In the genome of Nitrospira sp., the window AGCAACTCGTCTCGCACGGTTTCCTGCTGCTTCAGCGCGGCGAGAGCCTGAGCGACCTCGTCGGTGTCCACTTGCGTCTTCAGGTCGACGTGGATCACCACGACCTCACCGTCCAACCTGGTTCCTACCTGTTGATCGAGCACCAGCACCATCCCGGCGGTATAGCTGCGCAGTTCATCGCGGGTGACGTCCAGATCTCGTACGATCGTGACGCGTTCGAGATAGGAGGCCACCTGTTCCAACGCGTCTTGTTTGGCTTGGTCGCCTGCCAGCCGGATGGCATCCACTCTCGTTTCCCGATCGGTCATACGATGCTCCCCCGAGGCCGTCACGACTCGAATGTCGGCATGGCTCGCAGTCGGCCAGGCCACGACGAGTGCCACATTGAGCGTGAGTAGGCTGCTGAGCGTGGAGGTCGCCAATTTTCGAAGAAACCTGCGCGGGGTGATGTGGGGATGGTGAAACTGCTGGTGGTCGGTCATGGGCGTACCCAGCACCTGAGGGAGCTGCCGGTGTATTGATTCGGGGAGAATTGTGTCCTCAGATTCAGGATAGCATCGATCGTCTTGGAGCGCTATGAGAGGCGCGGTTCGCGCCTTGCCTTCCCGGAAAACAGCGTGCTAAGGTACTTTCTCTTCGCATTGTTACACGATTCTCTGGTGAGGCAGCTCATGAGTGATATCCGCGCGTTTTCTATCACGGCGGCGGCGTTTCGTATGGCCCTGTTTCTGGGCCTGACCCTGGTATTTTCCTCCACATCATCCATGGCCTTGGCCGCGCGTGGCGGCGGTGCGCCTTCAGCACCGGAAGCGGCAACCGAACACGTCATCCTGTTTGTCTTGGAAGGGCTCGGCCAGGAGTCATTGAAGAGTGGGGTGATGCCCGTCTTGTCGTCTCTGGTGAAGGATGGATCTGTCACCTGGTCGGCCACTGCCGTCGCGCCTGCGCGTCGCTTGCCGACGATGGCGTCGTTGGTGACGGGGATGCCGGTTGCCAAACACGGCATCACCTGGAATGTCTTTGAATTCAGCCGTGGATACCCCCGCGCGCCGACTGTGTTTGACTATCTCGACTTGAGCGGGGGGCGGGACAGCGCCATTTTTTATATGGATGAGTCCCTCTATCAGCTTGCCAAGCCGGAACCGTATACCGACTATCAGATGTGTGGGCCACTGAGGGCCGAGTGCAACCCAGACCGGTTGGTCGGGTACGTGCGGGACTACTTCAAGAAGGCCACCAGCGGTTCCGGGTATGGTCACGCCATCCCATCGTTGCCCCATCTCCTGGTGGTGCATTTGCCGGCACCCGGTCGTGTCGGTGAGGCGCAGGGGTGGAAATCGGCTGCGTACAAAGATGCCCTCAAGGCCGTGGATAAGGCGATGGGGACGGTGCTCGATTTATACCGCGAACTGGGTTTGATCAAGCGGACGACCATCTTCGCCACTTCGTTGAGCGCCTTCGGGGAGACGCAATTCTCCTCCGGTGAGGTGGGCAGCGAGCAGGCGGCTGCCGTTCCGGTAGTGCCCTGGATCGCATCCGGCGTCGGGATCAAGGCGGGTTATGCGATCCGTCAGCCGGTGTCGATCATCGATACCGGTGCGACCGTCATGCGCGCGCTCGGACTTACCACCTATACTGAATGGGAGAGCCACCCCGTCGAAGAGATTTTCAAGACGGCATTCACGGCGGCTCCTGTCAGCCCACTCCTGCAATAGAGGACCGATGTATACAGCGTCGCATAGATCTCTCATGGGGCGGTCGGCGTTCATGGTGGTCCTGATCCTGACCGGTCTGGTGGGGTATTCGGAACAACTTCTGGCCGCCGGCCCTCCCCCAGCCTATACGAAGGAGCACGCCATCACGATCGATCCGACTCCGCTGGTGCCGCAATCGTGGTGGCAGGTGCCTGGTATCACGCCGCCGCTCTGGGTGTTGGACCCTGAAACCTCGGATGCCTATCGTACGACAGAAACGCGTGAGTTGAAACTCAAGCCAGGACAATACAAGTTCATCAGTTTTACCTTCGACTTTCCCTTCACGGTGAGTTTGGATGGGAAACTGGAATACTCCAAGTCACTCGATCAATGTGTGGAGGGCCGCGGGACGCAGACCCTGGTGGTACGGTGCAAGCGTACCTATCCCCATGGCGGTCAACGTGACGCCTATTATGGAAACAATGAGGTAGGTGATGGCACAGGCACTCGATGATTTGCTGGATTCCCTCGAAGATCCGGACGATGCCACCCGCGAAGAGGCCGCAAAGTCCCTTGCGCAGTTGGCGGACCCGAAGACGCTGGATGCGCTGATCGGCGCCTGTGGCGACGAGTACTGGTCCGTGCGGACGCGCGCCGGTTGGGGGGTGGCGAAGATCGGCGGCGCGAAGGCCCTTGAAGCGTTGATTGCGCTCTTCAATGACCCGATCATGGAGGTCCGCAACGAAGCGGTTGCGGCCGTGGTGTCGCTCGGAGCGGGTCAACTGGATCGTCTGCTGACAGCCTTGAAAGATGAGCGGTGGCGCGTTCGGGAGCATGCGGCGAAAGCCTGTGGCGATCTGCGCGATGCACGCGCGGTCGACGGGCTGGTGTTTGCCTGCCGGGATCGGGACGGCGCCGTGAAAAGTGCTGCCGCGGAGGCGTTGGGGAAAATCGGTGATGCCAAGGCGATTCCCGTCTTGATCAAGCTGTTCCGGGATTCGTCGAAGATTGTGCGTGAGACGGCCGGGATCGCGTTGGTGGCCATCGGTCAGCCCTCAGTCGATCTGCTGCTCGAGACCATGAAGGATAAGGATTTCGTCGTGCGCTGCCATGCGGCTCGCGCCCTGGGCGGGATGACGACGGACTATCAAATCGGCAAGAGTTGGGTTCGCGAGCCACGCGTCGTTGATGCCTTGATCGAAGCACTCAAAGATCCGGACCGTGCCGTGCGCGAAGATGCCACGATTGCCTTGGGCATGATCGGTGACCCTCGCGCGATCGATGGGCTGTTGGAAGCCATGAAGGACGGTGCCGTGAAGCGTCATGCCATTGCGTCGCTCGGGATGATCGGCGATCCCCGCGCCCTCCCTGCCGTCTTGGCGGCGCTCAAGGGCAAAGGGGTGCGCCAGGATGGAACACCGACTCCCGGATGTATCGTGAGTGAGGATGCGTTCATCAAGGAGGCGGCCGCCACTGCACTCGGACATTTTCGCGATCCGCGAGTGATTCCCGACCTCATCATGCTGTTGAAGGACGGCGTCTTGCGTGAGAAGGCCGCCTCTGCGTTGGTGCTGATCGGCGACTCCGCGATCGAACCGTTGATTTCATTCCTCTACGATCCCAAAGCCTCCGAAGTTGAGTCCGAAGGCGAACGGGTATTGTCCTATGCCTCGGTCCGGTTGACGGCCAAAGACTCTCTGCGGTTATTGGTCGTGGAAACATTGGAGCACCTGGGATGGACGCCTCCCGATGAAGAGACCTCGGTGGATTCCAGTCAGGCCGACAATCTTCGCGTCGATCGCCCCTTGGGGGATATCGGGCGGTTCGGTCCGAGCGGAGATTTCGCGAAAGGATCGGTACGGTAACAACCACGGGGCTTTCGCAATGGCCTTGCCGATTCTGAGCATCAGGCGCTCCTGCCGTTTCTTCTCCTTCCGTGTCGATGGGGCTCGTGGAACTGGTGTGAGGCCGAGTTGAAGCAGGCGAGCAGGGACGTGTATGAGGCGCTCTGCGGCCACTGGTCCTCTCTTGCAGCCGGCGCTCGGGCAATTCGATCAGTCCCCTGCAGCCGAATGCTACGCGAAGGTCGATGGCCCCATCGGATGCCGAGGTACCATGGCCGACACGGTCAGTGAGCAGATCGCCGCATTGTCGGATGAGGATTGGGCGATTCGTGAGGAGGCGGCGACCCTGCTGGGTGGCCTGAAGGATGCGCGAGCAGTCCTTCCGCTCACGAAAGCGCTGCGCGATCCGGACCGTGCGGTGCGTGAGGCGGCCGTCGGGGCGCTTTCTGCACTGGGGGCCGTATCGGTTCCGGCGCTTTCCGGATGCTTGACGGATCCGGCCCTGCAAGTCCAGGAGGCGGCATCGGCGATTCTCGCATCGCTGGCCGACGCGCGGGTGCTGATGCCCCTGATGCAGGCCTTGGGTAGCCGCGATTGGATCGTGCGGATGCACGCGGCCAAAGGGCTGGGGCGAATCGGTGATGCGCAAGCCATTCCTGCCCTGATGCCGCTCTTGCAGGACAAGGTCAAGGCGGTGCGGGAGGAGGCTTCCAGTGCATTGGCGACTATCGGCGCAGCCGCTGTCGCCGGACTGGTGGAGGCGCTGCAGCATGAGGACTGGTTGGTACGTCTTCATGCGGTGGAGGCGTTGGGTAAGCTGAAGTCTCCGGATGCCGTCGACCCGCTGCTTCGTGCCCTGTTCAATGAGCGGGATTCGGCGATTCGTGAGGATGTCGTCAAGGCGCTGGGCACGATTCGGGATGTGCGCGCCGTCGACTACCTGGTGGTGGCGATGAAGGAGCCGGGGCTGCGGTTGTTGGCCGTCGAGGCTCTTGGCCATATCGGTGATCGTCGTGTGGTGCCGCTGCTGCGTCGTGTGGTCGAGGGCGTGCCGCTTGGGGAGCCGAGGGATTCGGCGACTCCTTGTGCCGATGGGTGGACGGACGAAATGGCCACCATGGGAATGGCCGCTCGTGCACTAGGCATGATCGCCGATGCGGTGGCGATTCCGTCCTTGATCATCGCGTTGCGGAATACGATTACGCGGTCTGAAGCGGCGGCGGCATTGACGAAATTTGGCCCGACCGTGATTCCTTCTCTCTTGCCGATGTTGGCCAAAGAGCAGGACGAAAACGTTCGGTACCATGTGCGGGAAACACTCACGGCTGTCGGCTGGCGAGCCGGGCGAGTTTAGAACATTACGATGTCCAAGGAATCGATCGATACCTTAGTTTCCGAGTTGACGCATGAAGAGGAATGGCGGCGTATGCGAGCCACGGCGGCTTGCCTGGCCGGCGGTCCCCGGGCAGTCCACGCCTTGACGCAGGCGTTGCAGACCGGCGATGTGCCACTTCGTGTTGAAGCGGCGGCGATGTTGTCGCGCATCAAGGATCCGGCCGCGGGTGTGGCTCTGGTCGCGTTGATTCGGGATCCTGAGGAGACGGTCCGGCAGGCCGCGTTTGCCGCACTTGAGCAGATGGCCGGCAATTTGGACGACGACACTGCCGCGGGATTGGTGCGCAATCTTCACGAATCGCCCGATGAGGATGTCCGTCACCGCGTTCGACAACTTTTGGGCGTGATTCCCAATGCCATCACCCCCCTGTGCGACATGTTGAAGCATCCGGACGAGGATGCGCAGACGACGGCGGCGACGATTCTCGAACATTTGCTCGATCCGCGTTCAGCCGATGGGTTGATCGACGCCATGGCCTCTCCGGCGGTGCGTGAAATTGCCGTGCGGACGCTGAAGAAGCTGAGTGCTGTTCGGGACCGGATCGATGCGACGTTTCACGCGTTGCGCGACGTGGAGGGGGCCAGCGAACGGGAAGAAGCTCGCATGGCGACGGTCATGGATCTGCTGGGTATCGGCCGGCCGGCGGTTGAGATTTTGATCGAATATTTGGAAGACGACGATTGGCTCATCCGCGAAGCCGCCGCGGATTTGCTGGGAAAAATCGGCGATGTGCGCGCGGTTGAACCGCTCATGCAGCGGTTGCAGAAGGATAAAGATACCGGCGTGAAGGAGTATGCCGTGAAATCGTTGGGCCTCATCGGCGACCCGCGCCCGGCACAATTGTATATCGAAGCCATTCCGATCAGGCCGCTACGAGTGATGGCTATCGAGGCATTGGCAAAGATCAAGGACGTTGAGGTCTTGCGTCCTTATAACGAGCTGTTCAACCGGTTGCGCAGTGATCGGGACGGTATCGTGTCATACAGCGCCGGCCTCATTGCGGACAAGCTGGCGGCGCTTGAGGGCGAACAGCCGGTCGGACAGGAGGAGTCGGAGGATCATGAGTGATGCCGAGCGAATTGCACAACTGATTGCCGCGCTACGTGACGACAACGAAGCGCTGCGAGACCATGCGATGGCGAGCCTTGGGCAAATGGGTGTCGAGGCGGTTCCGCAACTGATCGGCCTGATGGCGGACGAGGATGTCGTCATTCGTGAGGCGGCGGCGACGGCGGTGGTGCGCATTGGCCCTGTCGCGTTCGATCAACTGGTGGAGGCCTTGCGCGATGATGAATGGGCGATCCGCGAGCAGGCCGCCAATGCACTCGGCCGATTCCGCGACTCCCGCGCCGTGGATCCGTTGATGGCAGCACTCAAAGATAAGGACGGGGCGGTCAGGACGGCGGCAGTGTGGGCGTTGGAACGGATCGGTGACTCGCGTGCGACGCCCGGCTTGATCGAGGCGCTCGGTGATGGAACGGTGCGTGAAGACGTGGCCAGGGTCCTGAAAAAGATTGGCGATACCCGCGCGGTCGATGCGTTGATTGAAGGGCTCCTCGGACCCAATTGGATGGTGCGGCGTCATGCTGCCGAGGCGCTTGGGAAGATCGGCGACCCCCGCAGTGCCGAAGCGTTGATCCAATCGCTGCAGGATGAGGACTGGCTCGTGCGCCGCAACGCGGCCGAATCATTGGCGCGGCTCGGGGCGAAGCAGGCGATCGAACCGCTGCTCCCCCTGTTGGAAGACGAAAATACGATGGTGCAGGAAACCGTCGAAGGTGTCCTTGCGAGTTTGGGATGGAAACAGGCGACCTCGTCATAACCCGATAAAGGAACTTTATTATGGCTGAAGAAGCACAGGTAAAACTGATTCAGATCGGACCGAAGGGCGGCCCCAAGAAAGACGGCTTCAACTTGGTGACGGAGCGAGTGGTGGCCGTGAATCCTGAAGCCAAGCAGTTGGAAGTTGAGTTGCTCGCGTATGACGGGAAGACCGTTGTACTTGATGTGGGAGACGAGGCGCTCGAAGAGTTTCTTAAGATTAAGCCTGGTGACGGGGCCACGATTCGGGTCGTGGAAGAAGGCGGCAAACGGGTCGCCAAAAGCTTCCGGATTCGTGCGAAAGATCCGAATGCGGCCAAAGCCGATGCCATGTTGATCGATTTGAAGGATTCACATTGGCTCAATCGTAAGTATGCGGCTGAGGTGCTTGGTGAATTGAAGGATCCGCGGGCCGTCGTTCCGCTCGTAGAGGCGCTCACGGACGAAGTTGGGGATGTGCGGCAACGGGCCTATGACTCGTTAATCAAGATCGGCGGGTCGGCTGTGCCGTCGCTGGTGCCTTTGTTGGCCGCCGAGGAAGACGATGTGCGTCAGTCGGCGACCGAAATCATTCGCAAGATCGGCAAGCCGGCCGTCGAACCGTTGGCGACGGCGTTGGCGGATGCGGATGATCGATTGAAGACGAAGATTATGAAGGTACTCGACCGGATGGGCTATAAACCGAAGCCCAAGGAGAGCGCTCAGGCTGAACCGGCGAAGTTGTTAAGTTAAGAGTGGCCGTCCGGCCGCCG includes:
- a CDS encoding alkaline phosphatase family protein: MSDIRAFSITAAAFRMALFLGLTLVFSSTSSMALAARGGGAPSAPEAATEHVILFVLEGLGQESLKSGVMPVLSSLVKDGSVTWSATAVAPARRLPTMASLVTGMPVAKHGITWNVFEFSRGYPRAPTVFDYLDLSGGRDSAIFYMDESLYQLAKPEPYTDYQMCGPLRAECNPDRLVGYVRDYFKKATSGSGYGHAIPSLPHLLVVHLPAPGRVGEAQGWKSAAYKDALKAVDKAMGTVLDLYRELGLIKRTTIFATSLSAFGETQFSSGEVGSEQAAAVPVVPWIASGVGIKAGYAIRQPVSIIDTGATVMRALGLTTYTEWESHPVEEIFKTAFTAAPVSPLLQ
- a CDS encoding HEAT repeat domain-containing protein, translating into MAQALDDLLDSLEDPDDATREEAAKSLAQLADPKTLDALIGACGDEYWSVRTRAGWGVAKIGGAKALEALIALFNDPIMEVRNEAVAAVVSLGAGQLDRLLTALKDERWRVREHAAKACGDLRDARAVDGLVFACRDRDGAVKSAAAEALGKIGDAKAIPVLIKLFRDSSKIVRETAGIALVAIGQPSVDLLLETMKDKDFVVRCHAARALGGMTTDYQIGKSWVREPRVVDALIEALKDPDRAVREDATIALGMIGDPRAIDGLLEAMKDGAVKRHAIASLGMIGDPRALPAVLAALKGKGVRQDGTPTPGCIVSEDAFIKEAAATALGHFRDPRVIPDLIMLLKDGVLREKAASALVLIGDSAIEPLISFLYDPKASEVESEGERVLSYASVRLTAKDSLRLLVVETLEHLGWTPPDEETSVDSSQADNLRVDRPLGDIGRFGPSGDFAKGSVR
- a CDS encoding HEAT repeat domain-containing protein; translation: MRRSAATGPLLQPALGQFDQSPAAECYAKVDGPIGCRGTMADTVSEQIAALSDEDWAIREEAATLLGGLKDARAVLPLTKALRDPDRAVREAAVGALSALGAVSVPALSGCLTDPALQVQEAASAILASLADARVLMPLMQALGSRDWIVRMHAAKGLGRIGDAQAIPALMPLLQDKVKAVREEASSALATIGAAAVAGLVEALQHEDWLVRLHAVEALGKLKSPDAVDPLLRALFNERDSAIREDVVKALGTIRDVRAVDYLVVAMKEPGLRLLAVEALGHIGDRRVVPLLRRVVEGVPLGEPRDSATPCADGWTDEMATMGMAARALGMIADAVAIPSLIIALRNTITRSEAAAALTKFGPTVIPSLLPMLAKEQDENVRYHVRETLTAVGWRAGRV
- a CDS encoding HEAT repeat domain-containing protein — its product is MSKESIDTLVSELTHEEEWRRMRATAACLAGGPRAVHALTQALQTGDVPLRVEAAAMLSRIKDPAAGVALVALIRDPEETVRQAAFAALEQMAGNLDDDTAAGLVRNLHESPDEDVRHRVRQLLGVIPNAITPLCDMLKHPDEDAQTTAATILEHLLDPRSADGLIDAMASPAVREIAVRTLKKLSAVRDRIDATFHALRDVEGASEREEARMATVMDLLGIGRPAVEILIEYLEDDDWLIREAAADLLGKIGDVRAVEPLMQRLQKDKDTGVKEYAVKSLGLIGDPRPAQLYIEAIPIRPLRVMAIEALAKIKDVEVLRPYNELFNRLRSDRDGIVSYSAGLIADKLAALEGEQPVGQEESEDHE
- a CDS encoding HEAT repeat domain-containing protein, with amino-acid sequence MSDAERIAQLIAALRDDNEALRDHAMASLGQMGVEAVPQLIGLMADEDVVIREAAATAVVRIGPVAFDQLVEALRDDEWAIREQAANALGRFRDSRAVDPLMAALKDKDGAVRTAAVWALERIGDSRATPGLIEALGDGTVREDVARVLKKIGDTRAVDALIEGLLGPNWMVRRHAAEALGKIGDPRSAEALIQSLQDEDWLVRRNAAESLARLGAKQAIEPLLPLLEDENTMVQETVEGVLASLGWKQATSS
- a CDS encoding HEAT repeat domain-containing protein translates to MAEEAQVKLIQIGPKGGPKKDGFNLVTERVVAVNPEAKQLEVELLAYDGKTVVLDVGDEALEEFLKIKPGDGATIRVVEEGGKRVAKSFRIRAKDPNAAKADAMLIDLKDSHWLNRKYAAEVLGELKDPRAVVPLVEALTDEVGDVRQRAYDSLIKIGGSAVPSLVPLLAAEEDDVRQSATEIIRKIGKPAVEPLATALADADDRLKTKIMKVLDRMGYKPKPKESAQAEPAKLLS